The DNA sequence GCTCGCGTTATGAGCGACGCTTCGGCGTGCTGTTCCAGCAGGGCGCGCTGTTCTCTTCCTTGACCGTACTGGAAAACATCGCCCTGCCCCTGACCGAATACGGCGGCCTCAATGCCGAGGAAGCGCGTGGCGTGTCGGCCATGAAGCTGGCCTTGGCGGGCCTGCCCATTGCTGCTGGCGACAAGTATCCGGCCGCGCTCTCGGGCGGCATGATCAAACGCGCCGCGCTGGCCCGCGCCCTGGCGCTGGACCCGGACATCCTGTTCCTGGACGAACCCACGGCCGGCCTGGACCCCATCAGCGCCGCCGCCTTCGACCGCCTGATCCTGACCCTGCGCGATGCGCTGGGGCTGACCGTATTCCTGGTCACGCACGACCTCGATACCCTCTACGCCATCTGCGACCGCGTCGCGGTGCTCTCGGCCAAGCGCGTGCTGGTGGCCGACCACATCGAAGCGGTCGCCGCCTACGATGATGCGTGGATCCAGCAATATTTCCAGGGCCCGCGTGGACGGGCCGCCAGCATGGCCGCACTGCGCGCGGCGGCCAGCACAACGCAGCAAGGAAAACCCTAATGGAAACACGTGCCCATCATGTCCTCATTGGACTGTTCACCATCCTGGTCGCCGGGGCGGCCCTGGCGTTCTGCCTGTGGCTGACCAAGGTCGGCCAGGACCGCGATGTCGATTACTACACGGTGATCTTCAACGAAGCCGTCAGCGGCCTCTCGCGCGGCAGCCCGGTACAGTACAGCGGCATCAAGGTAGGCGACGTGGTCGGTTTGAGCCTGGACCCGGCCGATCCGCGCAAGGTGCGCGCACGCATCCGCGTGGTCGGTCGCGCACCGATCAAGGAAGATACCGGCGCCAAGCTGGCCTTGGCCGGCATCACCGGCACGGCGCTGATCCAGCTCACCAATGGTTCGCCGCAGAGCCCGCGTCTGGTCTCCAAGGATGGCAGCGACCCCATCATCATTGCCTCGCCCTCGCCGCTGACCGCGCTGCTCACCAATGGCGAGGACTTGCTGACCAACGTCAATGAAGTGTTGATCAATGCCAAGCTGTTCCTGGCCCCGGAGAATGCGCGGCGCCTGAACCAGACGCTGGCACACCTGGAGCAGTTGACCGATACCCTGGCCGCCCAGCGCGGCAATGTCGGTGCCACCATGCAGGAGCTGGCTGCGGCCGCCCACCAGGCCAACCTGGCCATGCAATCGGCTAACCAGTTGCTGGGCACGCGCGGCAATGAAGCCATGGGCAATCTGCAAAAAGCCATGAGTTCGCTGGCCGCCAGCAGCCAGCAGATCGAAACGCTGATCAAGCAAAACCAGGCTGCCCTCAACAACGGCGCCCAGGGCGTGGCCGAGATCGGCCCCGCCATTAGCGAACTGCGCGGTACGCTGGCCTCGGTTCGGGCCATCACCCGCAAGCTGGAAAACGATCCCGGCGCCTACCTGCTGGGTCAAGACAATCTCCAGGAATTCAAACCATGACTAGCCCGTTCTTGCGCCCCCTTCTCCGTACCGCGCTCTTGGCCAGCAGCCTGGCGCTGACGGCCTGCTCGATCCTGCCCAAGGCCGATCCGCTGGCGGTATATCGTCTGCCGACACCGGCCACCACCAGCGCTGCCGTCGCCGCGGCCGGCAGCGCCTACCGTTCGCTGCGCATTGTCGCGCCCACGGCCAATCGCAGCATCGACAGCGAACGCATCCTGGTGCTGCCCGAAGGCGACGTGGTGAAATCCTACGCCGGGGTGCGCTGGAGCGACCCCGCCCCGCAACTGCTGCGCGACCGCCTGCTGGATGCCTTCCAGGCCGATGGCCGCTTCCCGCGCCTGTCCGGCGACAATGCCAACATCGCCGCCGAGGTCGAACTCAATGGCGCATTGAACGCGTTCCAGACTGAATATCGCCAGGGCGTGCCGACCGTGGTCATCATCTATGAAGCCCGCCTGGTCGACACCATCAGCCGCCAGCAACTGGCGGCGCGGCGTTTTGTCGTGGTGCAGCCGGTGGCTGGCAGCCAGGTGCCGGAAGTGGTCACGGCCTTCGGCAGCGCCAGCCAGCGGCTGGCCAACGAGGTGGTGGCCTGGGTCGCTACGGTCAGATAAACGATTTGCGCCCGCGCGCCATTATCCGAACGTAGCATGGGCAGGGGCGTCGCGCTGTGGCAGGCTGGGCGGTATTTTTCTTGCCGAGCGCAGACGGGAACCTCATGGACAAGTTGCAAGCGATGGAAACCTTCGTCGCCGTGGTCGAAAGTGGCAGTTTCGTCGCCGCCGTCGATATCACCGGCCAGTCCAAACCTGCGGTCTCGCGCCAGGTGTCGGAGTTGGAACAGTTCCTCGGCATTCGCCTGCTCCACCGCACCACGCGGCGCCTCTCGCTCACCGATGAAGGCCGCCTCTACTTTGCCCGCTGCAAGGAATTGCTGGAATCCATCCAGGATGTGGAAAGCGAAGTCGGCCTCAATTCGGACCAGGCTTGTGGTCGCTTGCGCATTGGCGTACCGCAGGATTTCGGGGTCGAACAACTGGCGCCGCTGTGGGGCAAGTTCACCCAACAACATCCCCAGATCACGCTCAACATCACCCTCTCGGATCGCACCATCGACCTGCTCGAAGAAGGTTTCGACATGGCCATCCGCATCAGCACCCTGGGTGACAGCCGCATGGTGGCCCGCCCGCTGGCCCCGGTCAGGATGATCGCCTGCGCTTCACCGGAGTTCCTGGCGCGGCATGGTACGCCGACCACGCCAGCCGAGCTGCGCGAATTTCCCTTCATTTCCTATAGCTATCGCGCCAATGGCGATGAGTGGAGCTTCAAGCACCTCCATGGCGATACCTGCCAGGTGCGCGTGCGTTCCACCGTCTACGTCAACAATGGCGCCACCTGCCGCGCCATGGCCATCGCCGGCCAGGGCATTGCGATCCAGCCCGACTTCATCGTCAATGCCGCCATCCAGGCCGGCCAGTTGGTGGAACTGTTCGAAGGCTGGAGCACCGGTGAGCAACTGGTGGTGCACACGCTCTACCCGACCCGCACCCATCTGCCGCCCAAGGTGCAAAGAATGCGCGACTTCCTGGTGGAACAATTCAAGGTGCCACCTTGGTGCCCCAGGCCGTGAGGCACTGGCGTCAGCTCCCTATCCAGCGCAGGAACCAGGGCAAGGCCAGCGGCACCATGACCGCAGTGAAGACGCCATTGAGCCCCATCCCCAGCCCGGCAAACGCGCCCATCTCGGCACTGACCTGCAAGGCCCGTGCCGTACCGATGCCGTGCGACGCCACGCCCAACGCAAAGCCGCGCACCGGATGGCTGTCGATGCGCAGGACATTGAGCACGTAGCGCGCCAGCACCGCCCCCAGGATGCCGGTGCAGATCACCAGCACGGCGGTCAGCGAAGGCAAGCCGCCGAAGCGTTCCGAGATGGCCATGGCAATCGGCGTGGTGGCCGACTTGGGCGCCAGCGACACCACGATGGTGCGCGAGGCGCCCATGGCATAGGCGATCCCCACGGCCGAGACCACCGCCGTGATGGACCCGGCCGCCAGCCCCAGCATCAGCGGCAGGGCCGCGCGTCGGAAGTTGTGCCACTGCTTGTAGAGCGGCATGGCCAGCGCCACCGTGGCCGGACCCAGCATGAAGTGGACGAACTGTGCGCCTTCGAAATAGGTCTGGTAGGGGGTATGCGTGATGGCCAGGATGCTGACCACGATGGCAATGGCGATCAACACCGGATTGGCCAGCGGATTGAAACCCAAGCGCCGATACAGCCACAGCGCTACCAGATAGGCCACCAGCGTGGTGGTCAAGCCCAGCAGCGGCGAGGCGGCCAGGTAGACCCAGACATCGGTCAGACGCGCCAGGCCGTGCATCAGCGCGACTCCTCATCGGTGCGCGCCTGGCGTGCGCTGGAAAAGCGCCTCATCGCCGCATTGGTCACCAGCGCCCCCACGGCAATGGCCAGCACGGTGCTCACCACCAATGCCACCACGATGGCCGGCAGATCGCCCTTGAGCTGCCCGGCCGCGGCGATCACCCCCACCCCGGCCGGCACGAACAGCAAGGACAGGTGCTGCAGGATGCTCCAGGAAGCGGGCTCCATCATCTGCGCCAGGCGCGGTGAGGCGAGGAAGGCCATCAACAGCAGCAACATGCCGATCACCGGGCCGGGAATGGGCAGGCCCAGCAACTGGGTGGCACCTTCGCCCAGGCATTGGAAGACCAGCAGGAGAGCAAGTGCGGTGAGGTTCATGGTGGGCTTTCGAGGACCCGCGCCACCACCGCCGAAGTCAGCTCTTGCGCGAGCAGGCGGGGCACATCGCCAGTGCCGGCAGGCAAGGCAGGTGCAGGAACGGTCGCGGCAAACGCAGCTGGACGCATGGCAAGGGCGGTGATGGGGTGAAACAAAGCGGTAGCGCGCCAGTTTGCCACAAGCGCATGGCAATGCGAGGAAACGACGCAATGCTGCTGCAAATCAATATGTAAAGACCGCTGTTACATCTGCAAACGGATTTCCCATTGTGAGCCCATCGCGCAGGCCCGATCATGCCGCACATAAGTTATATAAAAAACAATGTTACCCTCACATGGATGTCGTCTACCTGCATAGTCCCATCACCTATTCCATCGCCCGGCAATTGCAGCGGGAGGGAGTACTGGTTACGCCCTTCTTGGTCTGCGGACGTGGCATGAGCTGGGATGGCCCGCACGTGCAGGTGACCGATGATGGCATCTGGAGCCCGCAACGCACCGCTGAATTCCTGCTCAAGCTGGCACAGGCGCTGCCCGATGATGGTCAACCCCTGCGCGTGTTCCTGCCCCATACCGGTTATCTGCTGGGTAAGCTGCTCAAGCTGGCTACCGCCGTCAGTACGCTGTGCTATCTGGAAGAAGGCAATACCTCCTGCAATCCAGCCCTGGCCCTGCCGACGCAGGATCAGGTCGTCGATGCCGCGCAACTGCTGCAATTGCTGCAAGCCCAGCCGCTGGTCATGCGCCGCCTGGGCCTGACGCCGCAGGCCATCCTGGCCGTCAATGAGGTGCCGGCGCTGTGGTTCGACGCCGCCAGCCCCAAGTATGGCGGCGCCTATCGGGTCTCGCCCCAGGCCTTTCCTACCCTGCCGCGGGTCAGCACGCTGACGCTGTCCCCTTCTCATGCGCTGCGCGAACCGGGTCGCAACTGGCTGTGCTTCCTGCCCAATATCATCAACATGGTGGCGCGCCACGGCGCCCAAAGCGAACAAGCCCAGAAGAATCTGCATGGGCTCATGATCGCCATGCTAACCATGCAGGCGTTGGTGAGTAGCCAGCACGCGCAACTGGTGGTGAAATTCCATCCGGTCGATGACGCCAACCTCAATCCCGCCTTCAAGCAGCAGTTCTATGGCTACGGCGTGAGCTACGCCAGCTTCGCGGCCCAGCAGGCCATCGATGGACAACTGGAACCGGCGCTGTTCGATTTTGCCCGCTTCATCGTCATCAACGAATCGGCAGCGAGCCGTTATGTGGAATTGTTCAAGGGACTGGACTTCCTGATTTCGCTCAATCTGTTCTAAGTCAATTTCCCCTTCCTGGGTCGGCGCAGCAGGCTGACGCTATCTGCACCAAGGCTGACGTTTTCTGCACCATGGGCGGCCGCCCGCTCTCCTAAGATGAGCGCTCCTCAACCTTTACTGGAGCGCTCTCATGTCCTTTCCCCGCCATCTCCTCACCACGCTGGCCCTGACGTTTTCTGCACTGTCGGCCCATGCGGCCGAGTTCACCCTCACCAGCAGCGACATCCAGGAAGGCCAATCGCTGTCGATCTCGGAGGTATTCAATGGCTTCGGCTGCATGGGACTGAATCGCTCGCCGCAATTGTCCTGGTCGGGCGCGCCGGACGGTACCAAGAGCTTCGCCGTGACCGTCTATGACCCCGACGCTCCTACCGGCAGCGGCTGGTGGCATTGGACCGTCTTCAATCTCCCGGCCTCGGTGCGCAGCCTGCCGGGTGGCATCAATGCCCAGGGTCAGGGCTTGCCGGCCGGCGCCATCCAGGGGCGTACCGATTTCGGCAGCAGCGGCTTTGGTGGGGCCTGCCCACCCGAAGGAGATAAGCCGCATCGCTACCAATTCATCGTATGGGCGCTGAAAACCGAAAAGTTACCACTGGATGCGCAAGCCAGCGGTGCTATGCTCGGCTTCCTGTTGAATGCCTCCGCGCTCGGCCAGGCCAAACTCACCGCCTACTACGGCCGCGAAAAGAACCATGCAAAATGAGATCACCATCCTGCCCTTCGCCCATGGCCCCCGCCCCACGCTGACCCGCATCCGCGCCCGCCACGAACAGCAACTGCGCCAGGTCTTCATCGGCCAGGCCAGCATCTGCCATGTGCGCCAGGGCAAGAAGCGGGTGCAATGGGGCAAGCGCCACCTGCTATGCGGGCAGGATTGCCTATTGCTCATCGCGCCCGGCACGCAGATCAATGTGGCCAACCTGCCGCGCGCAGGGGAATATGCGGCCGACATGGTGTCGCTGCCGCCGACGCTGATCGACCGCTTCCGCCTGCACTATCCCGGCCAGGGGGTGCCGGCGCGCGAGGCCGGCGCCATCAGCAGCATCAGTAGCGTCACGCAGGAAGCCGACCTGCTGCGCGCCTGGCGCCATCTGCTGGAGTGCCTCCGTGATGAGGCCGCCCTGCCCTTGCAATGCCAGGCCGCCGAAGGCCTGTTGCTGGCCCTGAGCCTGGCCGGCGCCATGGGTGGCCTGCTGCGCGAGCGCGGCGACGCCATCAGCCATCACATCGAACAGCACCTGCTGATGCTGCCGCCCGAAGAGCGCAGCCTGGAACGGGTGGCCGATGCCTTCCATTGCAGCGTCTCCACGCTGCGTCGGCGGCTGGCGCGCGAACAGACCGGTTTTCGCGAACTGCTGGACAAGGTGCAACTGGGACTGGCGCTGGAACAATTGCAGGCGTCCTCGCTGCCCATCGCCGACATCGCCGCCACCTGCGGCTACGATTCAGCCTCGCGCTTTGCGATGCGTTTTCGCCAGCATTACGGGATCAGTCCCAGCGAACTGCGCCAGACCCTGCCTTGAAGCCACCCTCGCGCCCCGTGGCGCGATGGTCTGCCAATGATGAACCGCAGCCCGGCGAGGTTACAATGTGGCCCTTATTCCCTGCCCTGCCCCTGCTGCCTCATGACCGACTACCTGGACATCTTCTACCGCCTGCTCTTGGCCATGCTCATCGGCTGCGCCATCGGCATCGACCGCAACCTGCGCGGCAAGCCCACCGGCGTGAAGACCCTGGGACTGGTGGGGCTGGGCTCGGCCCTGGTCACGCTGGCGGCGATGAATTTCGCGTTGGACGCAGCCGACCACAGCCGCGACGCCATCAGCCGTGCCATCCAGGGCGTCATCACCGGCATCGGTTTTCTCGGGGCCGGCGTCATCGTCCATGAGCAGCGCAGCGAAAAGGTGCGCGGGCTGACCACAGCCGCCTCGATCTGGGTCACCGCCGCAGTGGGCATCGTCTGCGGCGCGGGTTGGTGGCGCGTGGCGCTCATGGCCAGCGGCCTGATCGTGGTCCTGTTCATGGTGGGCCGGCCACTGGAGCATTTCCTGCATCGGCAATGGCTGCGCAAGACCGAAGATGAACGTGCTGACATCAGTGCTCGCGAAGAAGACTGATTTCCGCACCATGCGTGAAGATTCCTTCCACGCTGCCCCCTGCACCGCCTCGATGCACTGCACCACGAACGCGCAAGCTGCACTGCAATACATCACGCGATGATATATAGCGGGGCTCCTTGCGACCTCGCCTCTTCCTTCCTGACCTCAGCCTTGCGCCCGCCAACCCAGTGCAGGCAAGGCTTTTCCCGCAGTCCCACGGCCTGGCACGACCTTTGCTCATTGTCCATCAGGATCAAGGACGATCCCCCCTATTCAATGCCGATCTAACGATGGATCTGCAACACACGGACAACGGCGTCCGCTTGGACCGAGGCTCTGCCTTGGCGTCAAGCGGACGCCTTTTTGTTTTCTAGAGGACCGAGATGAGCAAATCCAATCGTATCGAGCTGTTCTCCCTGCGCACGCCCCAGATGCGCACCTTCCACCTGACCTGGCTGGCCTTCTTCGTCTGCTTCTTCGCCTGGTTCGCCTGCGCGCCGTTGATGCCGGTGATCAAGGGCGAATTCCACCTCACCCCCGGTCAGATCGCCAACATCAACATCGCCGCGGTGGCCGTGACCATCCTGGTGCGCCTGATCATCGGCCCCATGTGCGACCGCTTCGGCCCGCGCAAGGCCTATACCGGCCTGCTGCTGGTGGGTGCGGTGCCGGTCATCGGCGTGGCCTTCGCCCAGAGCTACGAGAGCTTCCTGTTCTTCCGCCTCTTGATCGGTGCGGTCGGTGCCAGCTTCGTCATTACCCAATACCACACCTCGGTCATGTTCGCCCCCAACGTGGTGGGCACCGCCAACGCCGCCACGGCCGGCTGGGGCAATGCCGGCGGCGGCGTGGCGCAAGGCGTGATGCCGCTGCTCATGGCAGCCATGCTGATGCTGGGCGTCTCGCACGCCTGGGGCTGGCGCGCGGCGCTGCTGGTGCCGGGCCTGCTGATGCTGATCATGGCCGCGCTCTACTGGCGCTTTACCCAGGACTGCCCGGAAGGCAACTATGACGACCTGCGCGCCGCCGGCGTGACCATCGAAAGCGGCAAGCGCGGTGGCTGGGCCAGCTTCCGCGCCGCCGCTGCCAACTACCGCGTGTGGATGCTCTTCATCACCTATGGCGCCTGCTTCGGCGTGGAAATCTTCATCCACAACATCGCCGCCATCTATTACGTCGAACACTTCCAGCTCTCGCTGGAGTCGGCCGGCATCGCCGCCGCCAGCTTCGGCCTGCTGGCCCTGTTCGCCCGTGCCCTGGGCGGCTTCATCTCCGACAAGGTGGCCCTCGCCGGCGGCCTGAACCGTCGCGCCACCCTGCTGTTCGTGATGATGCTGGGCGAAGGCCTGGGCCTGCTGTGGTTCGCCCATGCCGGCAGCGTGGTGGCAGCGGTCATCGCCATGCTGTGCTTTGGTCTGTTCACCCACATGGCCTGCGGCGCCACCTATGCGCTGGTGCCCTTCATCGACCGCAAAGCCTTAGGCGGCGTGGCCGGCATCATCGGTGCGGGCGGCAATGTGGGCGCGGTACTGGCGGGCTTCCTGATGAAGGGTCTGGGCAATACCCAGCAAACCCTGTCCACGCTGGGTGTGCTGGTGACGGTCTCGGCCCTGTGCGCGGTGGCCATCCGCTTTACCGCATCGGACAAGAGCGGTGACGCCGTCGTAGTAGAAAACAAAGTCGCAGCCTGAGGAGAACACCATGAAGATCATCGTCATCGGCCACGGCATGGTGGGCCACAAATTCCTGGAATGCCTGGCCGAGAGCGGCGCCGGCGACCTGCATGTCACCATCCTGTGCGAAGAACCGCGCCCGGCCTACGACCGTGTGCACCTCTCCGAATTCTTCGCCGGCAAGAGCGCCGAAGACCTGTCGCTGGTGGCGCCAGGCTTCTTCGATGCCGGCCAGAGCCCGGTGCAGTTCGACCTCAAGCTCAACGCCAAGGCCCAGGAGATCGACCTGGAACACAAGCAGGTGCGGGTCAATTTGTCTGGTGTCGAACAGATCTTGTCCTATGACAAACTGGTGCTGGCCACCGGTTCCTATCCCTTCGTGCCGACGGTGGCCGGCAACCAACGCAAGGATTGCTTCGTCTACCGCACCATCGAAGACCTGGAAGCGATGCTGGAATGCGGCAACCGCTCCAAGAGCGGCGTGGTCATCGGCGGCGGCCTGCTGGGCCTGGAATGCGCCAAGGCCTTGCGCGACCTGAAGCTGGAAACCCATGTGGTGGAATTCGCGCCGCGCCTGATGGCCGTGCAGGTCGATGACAGCGGCGGCCGCATCCTGCGCCAGAAGATCGAAGAACTGGGCGTGACCGCCCACACGCAAAAGAACACGGTCGAGATCGTCGATGGCAAGCAGCACACCCATCGCATGAACTTCGAGGATGGCTCGCACCTGGAAACCGACATGATCGTCTTCTCCGCCGGCATCCGCCCGCGTGACGAACTGGCGCGCCATGCCGGCCTGAAGGTGGGTGAGCGTGGCGGCATCGTCATCGACAATTGCTGCCTCACCTCGGACGCTGCGGTCTATGCCATCGGTGAATGCGCACTGTGGAATGGCAAGATCTTCGGCCTGGTCGCGCCCGGCTACGACATGGCCCGCACCGCTGCCAAGCACCTGCTGTCGCACCGTGACGACGCCATCGAGGTACCGCAATTCAACGGCGCCGACATGAGCACCAAGCTGAAACTGATGGGCGTGGACGTAGCCAGCATTGGCGATGCGCATGGCAAGGAGGCTGGCAGCCGTTCGTATCAGTTCACCGATGAACGCAAGCAGATCTACAAGAAGATCGTGGTTTCCGAATCCGGCAAGCACCTGCTGGGCGCGGTGATGGTGGGCGATGCCGCTGAATACGGCACCCTGCTGCAGATGATGCTCAACAAGATCGAGCTGCCGGAGTCGCCGGAATTCCTGATCCTGCCGCAATCCGATGGCAAGGCCAAACCGGGTCTGGGTGTGGATGCGCTCCCGGAATCCGCACAGATCTGCTCCTGCAACAACGTCTCCAAGGGCCAGCTGTGCGCGGCGGTGGCCTCGGGCGTCACGAATATCGGCGATCTGAAGGCTTGTACCAAGGCCGGTACCGCCTGCGGCGGCTGCGTGCCGCTGGTCACCCAGGTGATGAAGGCCGAGATGAAGAAACAGGGCTTGGCCGTCAACAACCATGTGTGCGAGCACTTCCCCTACTCGCGCCAGGAAATCCACCACCTGGTGCGCGTGGGCCAGATCAAGAGCTTCGATGAACTGCTGGCCAAGCATGGCAAGGGACTAGGCTGTGACATCTGCAAGCCGATGGTGGCCAATGTGCTGGCATCGCTGTGGAACGACTTCGTGCTCAAGAAGGAACATGCCGGCCTGCAGGATTCCAACGACTACTTCCTCGGCAACATCCAGAAGGATGGCACCTACTCGGTGGTGCCGCGCATGGCCGGTGGCGAAGTCACCCCCGATGGTCTGATCGCGGTGGGCCAGATCGCCAAGAAATATGGCCTCTACACCAAGATCACCGGTGGCCAGCGGGTGGACCTGTTCGGTGCCCGCGTGGACCAGTTGCCCGATATCTGGGAAGCCCTGATCGCCGCCGGCTTTGAAACCGGCCACGCCTACGGCAAGTCGCTGCGCACCGTCAAATCCTGCGTCGGCTCGACCTGGTGCCGCTATGGCGTGGGTGATAGCGTGGGCTTCGCAGTGCGCCTGGAAAACCGCTACAAGGGCTTGCGCTCGCCGCACAAGATCAAGTTCGGCGTCTCCGGCTGCACCCGTGAATGCGCCGAAGCGCAAGGCAAGGACGTGGGCATCATCGCCACCGACAAGGGCTGGAACCTCTACGTCTGCGGCAATGGCGGCATGAAGCCCCGTCATGCGGAACTGATCGCCTCCGACCTGGATGAAGCCACGCTGACCCGTTACGTGGACCGCTTCCTGATGTTCTACGTGCGCACCGCCGACCGCCTGCAACGCACCAGCACCTGGCGCGAAAACCTCGAAGGTGGGCTGGCGTACCTCAAGAGCGTGGTCATCGATGACAAGCTGGGCATCGCCGCCGAACTGGAAACCGAAATGCAGCGCGTGGTCGATACCTACGAATGCGAATGGAAGAAGGCCGTCACCGACCCTGAAACCCGCAAGCGCTTCCGCCACTTCGTCAACAGCAAGGCCGCCGATGGCAACATCCAGTTCGTCGAGGAACGCGGACAGATCCGGCCGGCCACCGTGGCCGAGAAGAAGCTGCTGGAAATCCCGGTCGTCGTCGAGACGGTCTGAACCAAGGACGGTACAAGGGACCGATAAGGAACCGATAAGGAACCCATCATGCACAGCGACCAACAAATCAAGCACTGGACCCCGATCTGCGAACTGGCCGAGATCGTCCCCAACACCGGCGTGGCCGCCCTGGTGGGCGACCAGCAGGTGGCGGTGTTCCACGTCATCGACAGTACCTCCGGCACGCCGCAGGCGCGCGTGTTCGCCATCGGCAACTATGATCCCAACGCCCAGGCGGCCGTGCTCTCGCGCGGCCTGGTGGGCAACCTGGGGGAACGCATCGTGGTAGCCTCACCCATCTACAAGCATCACTTCGACCTGACCACCGGCCACTGCCTGGAAGAACCCGCCAACTCGGTACCGGCCTGGCCGGCGCGCATTGCCGAGGGCAAAGTCTGGATCGGTGGCTGACATGCAGACCAGCGCCGACAAGGATCAAGCCAAGCCATCACTGGTGGTGGTCGGCAATGGCATGGCTGCCATGCGCACGGTGGAGGAATTGCTCAAGCTCGCACCGGACCTGTATGACATCACCGTCTTCGGCGCCGAGCCGCACGGCAACTACAACCGCATCATGCTCTCGCCGGTACTGGCCGGCGACAAGAGCATCGATGACATCATGCTCAACCCGCGCGCCTGGTACCAGGAGAACGGCATCACCCTGCACGCCGGCGACCCGGTGATCCACATCGACCGCCGCCTGCGCAGCGTCCATGCCAAGTCCGGCCTGAGCGTGAAGTATGACCGCCTGTTGCTGGCCACCGGTTCCACGCCTTTCATCATCCCGGTGCCGGGCCATCAATTGCCGGGCGTGATCGCCTTTCGCGACATCCAGGATGTGGACACCATGCTGCAGGCCGCGCGCACGCACCGCCATGCAGTGGTCATCGGCGGCGGCCTGCTCGGGCTGGAAGCGGCCAATGGCCTGATGCGCCAGGGTATGGAGGTAACCGTGGTACACGTCACCGACACCCTGATGAACCAGCAACTGGACAAGCCCGCCGCCGAGCTGCTCAAGAAGGCACTGGAAGCCAAGGGCCTGCGCTTCCTGCTCAACGCCCACACCGAAGAAATCATCGGCCCGGATCGCGTCACCGCCGTGCGCTTCAAGGATGGCAGCCGCATTCCTGCCGATCTGGTGGTGATGACCGCCGGCGTGCGTCCCAACATCGCCCTGGCCAAGTCGGCCGGCCTGCATTGCGAACGCGCCATCATCGTCGATGACACCCTGCAGACCTACGATCCGCGCATCTATGCCGTGGGCGAATGCGTGCAGCATCGCCAGGCCACCTTCGGCCTGGTCGCACCGATCTGGGACCAGGCCCGGGTATGCGGCGCGCATCTGGCCGGCGCCGGTCATCGGCGTTACGTACAGCAGGCCACGGCCACCAAGCTGAAGGTCACCGGCGTGGACCTGTATTCGGCCGGCGACTTCATCGGCGGCGACGATACCGAAGACCT is a window from the Herbaspirillum rubrisubalbicans genome containing:
- a CDS encoding MlaD family protein, whose amino-acid sequence is METRAHHVLIGLFTILVAGAALAFCLWLTKVGQDRDVDYYTVIFNEAVSGLSRGSPVQYSGIKVGDVVGLSLDPADPRKVRARIRVVGRAPIKEDTGAKLALAGITGTALIQLTNGSPQSPRLVSKDGSDPIIIASPSPLTALLTNGEDLLTNVNEVLINAKLFLAPENARRLNQTLAHLEQLTDTLAAQRGNVGATMQELAAAAHQANLAMQSANQLLGTRGNEAMGNLQKAMSSLAASSQQIETLIKQNQAALNNGAQGVAEIGPAISELRGTLASVRAITRKLENDPGAYLLGQDNLQEFKP
- a CDS encoding CidA/LrgA family protein, with amino-acid sequence MNLTALALLLVFQCLGEGATQLLGLPIPGPVIGMLLLLMAFLASPRLAQMMEPASWSILQHLSLLFVPAGVGVIAAAGQLKGDLPAIVVALVVSTVLAIAVGALVTNAAMRRFSSARQARTDEESR
- a CDS encoding ABC-type transport auxiliary lipoprotein family protein gives rise to the protein MTSPFLRPLLRTALLASSLALTACSILPKADPLAVYRLPTPATTSAAVAAAGSAYRSLRIVAPTANRSIDSERILVLPEGDVVKSYAGVRWSDPAPQLLRDRLLDAFQADGRFPRLSGDNANIAAEVELNGALNAFQTEYRQGVPTVVIIYEARLVDTISRQQLAARRFVVVQPVAGSQVPEVVTAFGSASQRLANEVVAWVATVR
- a CDS encoding LrgB family protein; translation: MHGLARLTDVWVYLAASPLLGLTTTLVAYLVALWLYRRLGFNPLANPVLIAIAIVVSILAITHTPYQTYFEGAQFVHFMLGPATVALAMPLYKQWHNFRRAALPLMLGLAAGSITAVVSAVGIAYAMGASRTIVVSLAPKSATTPIAMAISERFGGLPSLTAVLVICTGILGAVLARYVLNVLRIDSHPVRGFALGVASHGIGTARALQVSAEMGAFAGLGMGLNGVFTAVMVPLALPWFLRWIGS
- a CDS encoding kinase inhibitor, whose protein sequence is MSFPRHLLTTLALTFSALSAHAAEFTLTSSDIQEGQSLSISEVFNGFGCMGLNRSPQLSWSGAPDGTKSFAVTVYDPDAPTGSGWWHWTVFNLPASVRSLPGGINAQGQGLPAGAIQGRTDFGSSGFGGACPPEGDKPHRYQFIVWALKTEKLPLDAQASGAMLGFLLNASALGQAKLTAYYGREKNHAK
- a CDS encoding LysR family transcriptional regulator; the encoded protein is MDKLQAMETFVAVVESGSFVAAVDITGQSKPAVSRQVSELEQFLGIRLLHRTTRRLSLTDEGRLYFARCKELLESIQDVESEVGLNSDQACGRLRIGVPQDFGVEQLAPLWGKFTQQHPQITLNITLSDRTIDLLEEGFDMAIRISTLGDSRMVARPLAPVRMIACASPEFLARHGTPTTPAELREFPFISYSYRANGDEWSFKHLHGDTCQVRVRSTVYVNNGATCRAMAIAGQGIAIQPDFIVNAAIQAGQLVELFEGWSTGEQLVVHTLYPTRTHLPPKVQRMRDFLVEQFKVPPWCPRP
- a CDS encoding helix-turn-helix transcriptional regulator, whose product is MQNEITILPFAHGPRPTLTRIRARHEQQLRQVFIGQASICHVRQGKKRVQWGKRHLLCGQDCLLLIAPGTQINVANLPRAGEYAADMVSLPPTLIDRFRLHYPGQGVPAREAGAISSISSVTQEADLLRAWRHLLECLRDEAALPLQCQAAEGLLLALSLAGAMGGLLRERGDAISHHIEQHLLMLPPEERSLERVADAFHCSVSTLRRRLAREQTGFRELLDKVQLGLALEQLQASSLPIADIAATCGYDSASRFAMRFRQHYGISPSELRQTLP
- a CDS encoding ABC transporter ATP-binding protein, with translation MVNANATNHTNNTNNTDSTVDNIIDVRGLRNQFGAQVVHDQLALQVRRGEILGVVGGSGTGKSVLLRSIVGLQRPAAGQVKVFGQDLSALSNEVRSRYERRFGVLFQQGALFSSLTVLENIALPLTEYGGLNAEEARGVSAMKLALAGLPIAAGDKYPAALSGGMIKRAALARALALDPDILFLDEPTAGLDPISAAAFDRLILTLRDALGLTVFLVTHDLDTLYAICDRVAVLSAKRVLVADHIEAVAAYDDAWIQQYFQGPRGRAASMAALRAAASTTQQGKP
- a CDS encoding MgtC/SapB family protein; translated protein: MTDYLDIFYRLLLAMLIGCAIGIDRNLRGKPTGVKTLGLVGLGSALVTLAAMNFALDAADHSRDAISRAIQGVITGIGFLGAGVIVHEQRSEKVRGLTTAASIWVTAAVGIVCGAGWWRVALMASGLIVVLFMVGRPLEHFLHRQWLRKTEDERADISAREED